The following proteins come from a genomic window of Sphaerisporangium rubeum:
- a CDS encoding DUF2637 domain-containing protein, which translates to MRRIKAALMDNGPVLVLAAIAAVGSFDHISKLAAKHGQIEWRAWAVAVCIDLMCVMAAREIQRDKRTGRRRHGPLSWPSVVLAGGITLTLAANLAEADPTPWGWIVAATPAGAFLIAMSMLERRAGHTATPAAAVLDAELVAEQHTPATATPAITDPHDQPRTELAAATSDLASTAADSVPPVSAALLDDARYLAAEHARLHDTPITADDLHRRLRIPPDTATQVLRHLTASTPVHERTAS; encoded by the coding sequence ATGCGCCGGATCAAAGCCGCGCTGATGGACAACGGCCCGGTTCTGGTGCTGGCCGCCATCGCCGCAGTGGGCTCCTTCGACCACATCAGCAAGCTGGCGGCCAAACATGGTCAAATCGAGTGGCGGGCGTGGGCGGTCGCGGTGTGCATCGACCTGATGTGTGTCATGGCCGCGCGTGAGATCCAGCGCGACAAGCGCACCGGCCGTAGACGACACGGGCCGCTGTCGTGGCCTTCGGTGGTCCTGGCCGGTGGCATCACGCTCACCCTGGCGGCCAACCTCGCCGAAGCCGACCCCACCCCGTGGGGCTGGATCGTCGCCGCCACCCCCGCCGGGGCATTCCTGATCGCCATGTCGATGCTCGAACGCCGCGCCGGCCACACCGCCACCCCGGCGGCTGCGGTGCTGGATGCCGAACTGGTCGCCGAACAGCACACCCCGGCCACCGCCACCCCGGCGATAACCGACCCCCATGACCAGCCGCGCACCGAACTGGCTGCGGCCACCTCGGACCTTGCCTCGACTGCTGCGGACTCGGTTCCGCCGGTCAGTGCCGCGCTGCTCGATGACGCGCGGTACCTGGCTGCTGAACACGCACGGCTACACGACACCCCGATCACGGCCGACGACCTGCACCGCCGGTTACGCATCCCTCCGGACACAGCAACCCAGGTGCTACGCCACCTGACCGCCTCGACCCCCGTCCACGAAAGGACCGCTTCATGA
- a CDS encoding NUDIX domain-containing protein yields the protein MTTYTHPDVLGKGVTEGWADPITDPRQIDWTARQRAAVLPFSVLDGRPVNPCGPTGIRHGRNQLGHWGEQACADAVVTAEIGGGRWLVMVERADGYGWALPGGCIEPGEDCETAALRELGEETGLVIEHTRRVVLAPRYVPDPRASDEAWMVTVPTRVHLGTIGTLPALLGADDAKQAVWMPADTYAVLLTHVQTAYHGQIFPAHTAMLRELLI from the coding sequence ATGACGACCTACACACATCCCGACGTGCTGGGCAAAGGGGTCACGGAGGGGTGGGCAGATCCGATCACCGACCCCCGGCAAATCGACTGGACCGCCCGTCAGCGGGCCGCTGTGCTCCCGTTCAGCGTGCTCGACGGGCGGCCGGTCAACCCCTGCGGACCGACCGGGATCCGCCACGGCCGTAACCAGCTCGGGCATTGGGGAGAGCAGGCCTGCGCCGATGCGGTGGTGACCGCCGAGATCGGGGGCGGCCGGTGGCTGGTCATGGTGGAGCGGGCGGACGGCTACGGATGGGCCTTGCCTGGTGGCTGCATCGAGCCGGGGGAGGACTGCGAAACCGCGGCCCTCCGCGAACTCGGTGAGGAAACCGGCCTGGTCATCGAGCACACGCGACGGGTGGTGCTGGCACCCCGGTATGTGCCCGACCCCAGAGCCAGCGATGAAGCCTGGATGGTAACCGTGCCCACCCGCGTCCATCTCGGCACGATCGGCACACTGCCGGCGCTGCTGGGGGCGGACGACGCCAAGCAGGCCGTATGGATGCCCGCGGACACCTACGCCGTGCTGCTGACCCACGTGCAGACGGCCTACCACGGACAGATCTTCCCCGCGCACACGGCCATGCTGCGCGAACTCCTCATCTGA
- a CDS encoding DUF3885 domain-containing protein has product MDAVLRAVTDDEISNVLLGPANLRWLYHPYDGGIDVILPPRPNVMPSGTDTVPG; this is encoded by the coding sequence ATCGACGCCGTGCTCCGAGCGGTCACGGACGACGAGATCAGCAACGTGCTCCTCGGCCCCGCGAATCTCCGCTGGCTTTACCACCCCTACGACGGCGGCATCGATGTGATCCTGCCACCCCGGCCGAACGTGATGCCCTCAGGGACCGACACCGTTCCTGGCTGA
- a CDS encoding nuclear transport factor 2 family protein, whose amino-acid sequence MSHRTTEEVIACFNQVVADHDPRRLAELVADDCVMEAIQPAPDGARTVGRDACIAFWEKLASDRASLFEPEEVIVSGDRGRSAGGIASATALPGRYVV is encoded by the coding sequence ATGTCACACCGCACTACAGAAGAGGTCATCGCCTGCTTCAATCAGGTGGTCGCGGACCACGACCCGCGCCGTCTGGCCGAGCTGGTGGCGGACGACTGCGTGATGGAGGCGATTCAACCCGCCCCGGACGGCGCGCGCACCGTGGGCCGGGATGCCTGCATCGCGTTCTGGGAGAAGCTCGCGAGTGACCGCGCCTCCTTGTTCGAACCGGAGGAGGTGATCGTCTCCGGTGATCGGGGACGGTCCGCCGGCGGTATCGCTTCGGCGACGGCCCTTCCGGGTCGATACGTGGTGTGA
- a CDS encoding CopG family transcriptional regulator, with amino-acid sequence MSPENPSKKPQSGEAEDKSRFVRLSVNLSPDIARTFKGLIDRKGLSITEGIRRAITIWGFVEEQIAQGNDLAVIESDGKPRKILIL; translated from the coding sequence ATGAGTCCCGAGAATCCCTCAAAAAAGCCTCAATCCGGGGAGGCGGAAGATAAGTCTCGCTTTGTCCGACTATCGGTGAATTTGAGTCCCGATATTGCAAGGACATTCAAGGGCCTTATCGACCGAAAAGGTCTATCCATCACGGAGGGCATTCGACGCGCCATTACGATATGGGGATTCGTCGAAGAGCAGATCGCCCAGGGGAACGACTTAGCGGTAATCGAATCAGACGGCAAGCCGCGCAAGATTCTTATTCTTTGA
- a CDS encoding PucR family transcriptional regulator, translated as MITLDRLVNVLGGYGVRLCGRPEARSTWLRSVAIPDATDHHVAGDVLLAVGTSSLAEAVQWAAAAKATAVLVRPARTGTGGEGESGSGADAEREAAAIADRHGVAVLLAEPAVSWSQLAGVVYGLVLESRETASGRGPTDLFALADNLTDVIGGAVTIEDRHSRVLAYSRSQQAGDPARLETILGRRVPERLRELFRQQEVFARLAATDEPVFVPADAEHGLTGRMAVAVRAGRELLGSVWVSCAGPLTGANRRALADGARTVGLHLLRSRASADLERQVESDLVIRLLEGSADAATVISQLGLAPQAIRVIAVRAYTPDDRHAALLLALEQATNGFGWSRPGRSALLGDTLYTILRAERAEAARQWIAALHSELPARVRVTAGIGAPAEAADLAAGRQEADECLALHESAEPGAVPPAYDESWDDILLRRLCTAARTGRAPARGPVSALLRHDTRHGTRFVATLRAWLESQGDLTLAAERLAVHPNTVRNRLRRMGELGPLDLDDTRQRLAMTIMLAALEDEPRR; from the coding sequence ATGATCACATTGGACCGTCTGGTGAATGTGCTCGGCGGGTACGGCGTGCGGCTGTGCGGCCGTCCTGAAGCGCGCTCGACCTGGCTACGCAGCGTGGCGATACCAGACGCCACCGACCACCACGTCGCGGGCGACGTGCTCCTCGCCGTCGGAACCTCTTCACTCGCCGAGGCGGTCCAGTGGGCGGCCGCGGCCAAGGCCACGGCGGTCCTGGTACGCCCCGCCCGAACCGGCACCGGCGGTGAGGGCGAGAGCGGGAGCGGCGCGGACGCCGAGCGGGAGGCCGCCGCGATCGCCGACCGGCATGGGGTGGCCGTGTTGCTGGCCGAGCCCGCTGTCTCCTGGAGTCAGCTGGCCGGCGTGGTGTACGGGTTGGTGCTGGAGAGCCGCGAGACCGCCTCGGGACGCGGACCCACCGACCTGTTCGCCCTGGCCGACAACCTGACCGACGTCATCGGCGGTGCGGTGACCATCGAGGACCGGCACTCGCGGGTACTGGCCTACTCCCGCTCCCAGCAGGCGGGAGATCCGGCCCGGCTGGAGACCATCCTTGGACGGCGGGTCCCAGAACGGCTGCGCGAGCTGTTCCGGCAACAGGAGGTGTTCGCCCGCCTGGCGGCGACGGACGAGCCGGTGTTCGTCCCCGCCGATGCCGAACACGGCCTGACCGGACGGATGGCGGTGGCGGTGCGGGCTGGCCGCGAGCTGCTCGGTTCGGTGTGGGTCAGCTGCGCCGGCCCGCTGACTGGTGCCAACCGCCGCGCGCTGGCCGACGGCGCGCGCACCGTCGGCCTGCATCTGCTGCGCTCCCGGGCCAGCGCCGACCTGGAGCGGCAGGTGGAGTCCGACCTGGTCATCCGGTTGCTGGAGGGCAGCGCCGATGCCGCGACGGTGATCAGCCAGCTGGGCCTGGCCCCGCAGGCGATACGCGTCATCGCGGTCCGCGCGTACACCCCCGACGATCGCCACGCTGCGCTGCTGCTGGCCCTCGAGCAGGCCACCAACGGCTTCGGCTGGTCCCGGCCCGGGCGCAGCGCGCTGCTCGGCGACACCCTCTACACCATCCTGCGGGCCGAGCGGGCCGAGGCGGCCAGGCAGTGGATCGCGGCCCTGCACTCCGAACTGCCCGCCCGGGTGCGCGTCACGGCCGGGATCGGAGCACCCGCCGAGGCGGCGGACCTGGCCGCCGGCCGCCAGGAGGCCGACGAGTGCCTGGCGCTGCACGAGAGCGCCGAGCCCGGCGCCGTCCCGCCCGCCTACGACGAGTCCTGGGACGACATCCTGCTGCGACGGCTGTGCACGGCCGCGCGGACCGGCCGGGCTCCGGCCCGCGGGCCGGTGAGCGCGCTGCTGCGGCACGACACCCGTCACGGCACGCGCTTCGTCGCCACGCTGCGGGCCTGGCTGGAGAGCCAGGGCGACCTCACCCTGGCCGCCGAGCGGCTCGCGGTGCATCCCAATACCGTCCGCAACCGGCTGCGCAGAATGGGCGAGCTCGGCCCGCTGGACCTGGACGACACCCGCCAGCGCCTGGCCATGACCATCATGCTGGCGGCCCTGGAGGACGAACCCCGCCGATGA
- a CDS encoding NAD(P)/FAD-dependent oxidoreductase, with protein sequence MAGNWPRSVIVVGAGIVGLSTAWFLQERGVQVDVIDRGGVAAGASWGNAGWIAPGLAIPLNEPAVLRYGLRSLLNPAAPLHVPASLDPGLWRFLVRFAANSHWRSWTRAAHANLPLNDECVEAYEVLAANGVSAPVIAAPITAAFRTPRQAESLLRELRRLQTAGQRVEHTVLDGDGLAEQVPLAGKALTAGVRIDGQRYVDPGAFVHALGKAVMQRGATMYAVEVDEVRTDDRKVIVRSAKGTVLSADAVVLATGAWLPRLARQWGVRVPVRAGRGYSFTVPVDHPVPGPVYLPEERVACTPYRDGLRVAGTMEFRDPDAPQVPARLKAIVASARPLLRGVRWEERTDVWVGSRPITPDGRPLVGATAAPTVYVAGGHGMWGLAHGPITGRLLAEQITTGKQPAGLADLDPLR encoded by the coding sequence ATGGCCGGCAACTGGCCACGATCGGTGATCGTGGTGGGCGCGGGTATCGTGGGCCTGTCGACCGCGTGGTTCCTGCAGGAGCGCGGCGTCCAGGTCGACGTGATCGACCGCGGCGGTGTGGCGGCCGGCGCGTCCTGGGGCAACGCCGGCTGGATCGCACCCGGTCTGGCCATCCCGCTCAACGAACCCGCGGTCCTGCGTTACGGCCTGCGCTCGCTGCTCAACCCGGCCGCGCCGCTGCACGTTCCCGCGAGCCTCGATCCGGGTCTGTGGCGTTTTCTGGTCCGCTTCGCCGCCAACAGCCACTGGCGGTCGTGGACCCGCGCCGCGCACGCCAACCTGCCGCTCAACGACGAATGCGTCGAGGCCTACGAGGTGCTCGCCGCCAACGGTGTGTCCGCACCCGTCATCGCGGCGCCGATCACCGCGGCGTTCCGTACGCCGCGCCAGGCCGAGAGCCTGCTGCGCGAGCTGCGCAGGCTGCAGACGGCCGGGCAGCGGGTCGAGCACACCGTGCTGGACGGCGACGGGCTGGCCGAGCAGGTACCGCTCGCCGGTAAGGCGCTGACGGCGGGGGTACGGATCGACGGCCAGCGTTACGTCGACCCGGGTGCCTTCGTGCACGCCCTGGGAAAGGCCGTCATGCAACGCGGCGCGACCATGTACGCCGTCGAGGTCGACGAGGTGCGCACCGACGACAGGAAGGTGATCGTCCGCTCGGCCAAGGGCACTGTGCTGTCGGCCGATGCGGTGGTGCTGGCCACAGGCGCCTGGCTGCCCCGCCTGGCACGGCAGTGGGGCGTGCGTGTCCCGGTGCGGGCGGGCCGCGGCTACTCGTTCACCGTGCCGGTCGACCATCCTGTCCCCGGCCCCGTCTACCTGCCCGAGGAGCGGGTGGCGTGCACGCCGTACCGCGACGGGCTGCGGGTGGCGGGCACCATGGAGTTCCGAGACCCGGACGCCCCGCAGGTGCCCGCCCGGCTGAAGGCCATCGTCGCCTCCGCCCGGCCGCTCCTGCGAGGCGTGCGCTGGGAGGAGCGTACCGACGTCTGGGTGGGGTCCCGCCCCATCACCCCGGACGGACGGCCGCTCGTCGGCGCGACGGCGGCTCCCACCGTCTACGTGGCGGGGGGCCACGGCATGTGGGGCCTGGCCCACGGCCCGATCACAGGCAGGCTGCTGGCCGAGCAGATCACCACCGGCAAGCAGCCCGCCGGCCTGGCCGACCTCGACCCCCTCCGCTGA
- a CDS encoding GNAT family N-acetyltransferase: MSVSVRLRSAVAADVPSIARIWREGWADAHLGNVPAALVEVRTPGSFAERTPDRLGDTIVAVRDGAVVGFVMVDGSQVDHLYLDRSGRGTGIGAVLLEAAERVVLAAGHPRAWLAVATGNHGARRFYARQGWTDEGSIAHPAPVSVDVDCHRFVSPPR, translated from the coding sequence TTGAGCGTCTCGGTCCGGCTTCGTTCGGCGGTCGCCGCCGATGTGCCAAGTATCGCGCGCATCTGGCGGGAGGGATGGGCCGACGCGCACCTCGGGAATGTTCCGGCGGCGCTGGTCGAGGTGCGTACGCCGGGTTCGTTCGCCGAGCGCACGCCGGATCGCCTTGGCGACACGATCGTCGCGGTGCGGGACGGAGCCGTCGTGGGGTTCGTCATGGTCGACGGCAGCCAAGTGGATCATCTCTACCTGGACCGCTCCGGACGCGGCACCGGTATCGGGGCGGTGCTGCTCGAAGCCGCCGAGCGTGTTGTGCTCGCGGCGGGCCATCCGCGCGCGTGGCTCGCGGTGGCCACCGGGAACCATGGGGCCCGGCGCTTCTACGCGCGACAGGGCTGGACCGACGAGGGCTCCATCGCGCATCCGGCACCGGTGAGCGTGGACGTCGACTGCCACCGGTTCGTCAGCCCGCCACGATGA
- a CDS encoding NUDIX hydrolase — protein MADLPRHSVSVTAVVIHPDGRVLAIQREDDRRWVPPGGIVELDETPEHAVIREVLEETGVQVKPETLTGVYKNMNLGVVSLTFRCHPISGTPHASDEALESTWLTLDQVQHLMPEARAIRVLDALRDDGPFVRVHDGTQLI, from the coding sequence ATGGCAGACCTTCCACGGCACTCCGTCAGCGTGACCGCTGTGGTGATCCACCCTGACGGACGAGTCCTAGCCATCCAGCGTGAAGACGACAGGCGATGGGTTCCCCCCGGCGGCATTGTCGAACTGGACGAGACACCCGAGCACGCCGTGATCCGCGAAGTACTCGAAGAGACCGGCGTCCAGGTCAAGCCCGAGACTCTCACCGGCGTCTACAAGAACATGAATCTAGGCGTTGTCTCTCTGACCTTCAGATGCCACCCGATCAGCGGAACCCCACACGCCAGTGACGAAGCGCTGGAATCCACGTGGCTCACACTCGACCAGGTCCAGCACCTCATGCCGGAAGCGCGAGCGATCCGCGTACTTGACGCGCTCCGCGATGACGGCCCGTTCGTACGGGTCCACGACGGCACACAGCTCATTTAG
- a CDS encoding rod shape-determining protein, giving the protein MALDLGTARTRSLTVCGPTIADRPSSIVRRSSTSGERDVVQPIRHGMVADPDACLRLVRMAVRDTLHYGPRPLEQVLAGVPVAASPGDRRAVRAAVAEIAGCEVRLVEEPLAAAVGVGLDVIDPRPCLLLDVGAGIVEAVAIRRGAVTDAVALQLSATTSAGLVAYALENVVDMTAGLLRRLPATSCRAARARGVVVTGGGAHQELLLRRLRAVLRLQVSAAPQPQHATVRGLMRLCLQPALAAGLALSSR; this is encoded by the coding sequence ATGGCGCTCGACCTGGGCACCGCCCGTACCCGGTCGCTGACCGTGTGCGGGCCCACGATCGCCGACCGGCCCTCGAGCATCGTGAGGCGGTCGTCCACCTCCGGTGAGAGGGACGTGGTACAGCCCATCCGGCACGGCATGGTAGCCGACCCGGATGCCTGCCTGCGACTGGTGCGCATGGCGGTGCGGGACACCCTTCACTACGGCCCCCGGCCGCTGGAGCAGGTGCTGGCCGGGGTCCCGGTGGCGGCCTCACCCGGCGACCGCCGGGCGGTCCGCGCCGCGGTCGCCGAGATCGCCGGATGCGAGGTGCGGCTGGTGGAGGAGCCGCTGGCCGCCGCCGTCGGCGTCGGCCTGGACGTCATCGATCCCCGGCCCTGCCTGCTGCTGGACGTCGGGGCGGGAATCGTCGAGGCCGTGGCCATCAGGCGGGGAGCCGTCACCGATGCGGTCGCCCTCCAGCTCAGCGCCACCACCAGCGCGGGGCTGGTCGCGTACGCGCTGGAGAACGTCGTCGACATGACAGCGGGCTTGCTACGCCGCCTGCCCGCCACCTCGTGCCGGGCCGCGCGCGCCCGGGGCGTGGTGGTCACCGGCGGCGGTGCGCACCAGGAGTTGCTGCTGCGCCGGCTGCGCGCCGTCCTGCGGCTCCAGGTCAGCGCGGCGCCCCAGCCGCAGCACGCCACCGTCCGCGGCCTGATGCGGCTGTGCCTGCAGCCGGCCCTGGCGGCCGGCCTCGCCCTGTCTTCCCGCTGA
- a CDS encoding TraR/DksA family transcriptional regulator translates to MTDGHTTSHLSSVQLQSLRQDLREQLEQRSRQLHGLRAQEQDSSGADGTWQELAVSITTAERTVAELSQACNRLAAGTYGLCAHCQGPIPFERLKIRPLARTCIDCQRRHEAA, encoded by the coding sequence ATGACCGACGGTCACACGACATCACATCTCAGTAGTGTGCAGCTCCAGTCGCTGCGCCAGGACCTGCGGGAGCAACTGGAGCAGCGCAGCAGACAGCTGCACGGCCTGCGGGCCCAGGAGCAGGACAGCAGCGGCGCCGACGGCACCTGGCAGGAACTGGCCGTTTCAATCACCACTGCCGAGCGCACCGTCGCGGAACTGTCCCAGGCCTGCAACAGGCTGGCGGCCGGCACCTACGGCCTCTGCGCTCACTGCCAGGGGCCCATCCCGTTCGAACGGCTCAAGATCCGGCCGCTGGCACGCACCTGTATCGACTGCCAACGACGGCACGAGGCCGCCTGA
- a CDS encoding FtsK/SpoIIIE domain-containing protein — MRRRTVISVAQSRRLRRVEVERAPRLGFIRPTRLGFRVGVRLHDGQTPEDYVRVLDKLAHAWKVHSVRLASWKPGKVVLVATLADPLAHVTLPVLSDGLLRVRVGLMDTGAPFVIDFRAIPHWLNVGATQSGKSNLANALFVGLAPQPVALVGFDLKGGVEFTPYEGRMSALATERDECAELLAGLIGIIKYRMALCRRHRVKNIWHPRLPEAARPMPLVLLVDEVAELFLMADPKAEKDAVAAVSTRLLRVAQLGRAFGVYLVVCGQRVGSDLGPGVTALRAQLTGRVCHMVNDDETAKMALGDMDPGAVVAAREISPAMPGTAVVIGSEGRWHRMRSAHVLEEQAEAAAAEYAHLAPSWAELTRGAVASDDLDPDEVDEFTAPDLEDLPV; from the coding sequence ATGCGCCGTCGCACGGTCATCTCCGTCGCTCAGAGTCGGCGGCTGCGCCGGGTGGAGGTGGAACGCGCTCCCCGGCTGGGGTTCATCCGGCCAACCCGGCTGGGTTTCCGGGTCGGGGTGCGGTTGCACGACGGGCAGACACCGGAGGACTACGTCCGGGTCCTGGACAAGCTGGCTCATGCGTGGAAGGTCCACAGTGTGCGGCTGGCCTCGTGGAAGCCGGGGAAAGTCGTGCTGGTCGCGACCTTGGCCGACCCGCTGGCACACGTCACGCTGCCGGTGCTGTCCGATGGGCTGCTGCGGGTGCGGGTCGGGCTGATGGACACCGGTGCGCCGTTCGTCATCGACTTCCGTGCGATCCCGCATTGGCTGAACGTCGGTGCGACGCAGTCGGGTAAGTCGAACCTGGCGAACGCGCTGTTCGTGGGGCTGGCTCCGCAACCGGTGGCGCTGGTGGGGTTCGACCTCAAAGGCGGTGTCGAGTTCACCCCCTATGAAGGACGCATGTCCGCGCTCGCGACCGAGCGGGACGAGTGCGCCGAGCTGCTGGCCGGGCTGATCGGCATCATCAAGTACCGGATGGCGCTGTGCCGCCGGCACCGGGTCAAGAACATCTGGCACCCCCGTCTGCCTGAGGCCGCGCGGCCGATGCCGCTGGTGCTGCTGGTGGACGAGGTCGCCGAGCTGTTTTTGATGGCCGACCCCAAAGCCGAGAAAGACGCGGTCGCCGCGGTGTCCACGCGCCTGCTGCGGGTGGCTCAGCTCGGCCGTGCGTTCGGGGTGTACCTGGTGGTGTGTGGGCAGCGTGTCGGCTCGGACCTGGGTCCGGGTGTGACGGCGCTGCGCGCTCAGCTCACCGGGCGGGTGTGTCACATGGTCAACGACGACGAGACGGCCAAGATGGCGCTTGGCGACATGGACCCCGGCGCGGTGGTCGCCGCGCGGGAGATCTCCCCGGCGATGCCCGGTACTGCCGTGGTGATCGGGTCTGAGGGCCGCTGGCATCGCATGCGCTCGGCGCACGTGCTGGAAGAACAGGCAGAAGCCGCTGCCGCCGAGTACGCGCACCTGGCGCCGTCGTGGGCCGAGCTGACCCGCGGCGCGGTGGCCTCCGATGACCTCGACCCCGACGAGGTGGACGAGTTCACCGCTCCGGACCTGGAAGACCTTCCGGTCTGA
- a CDS encoding UTRA domain-containing protein — MNLETPRARYRQVADELRNAIKRGEHAPGEALPSQPELARKYGLNQTSINRAIALLRAEGLVRVEHGRGAFVQEVPTVKRVRRIPRGDSNSSSFAEEMQKAGLKPRAPLVELKTILAPPVVAERLEISEDDPVVMRKRHMFVGERPVQLATSYMPLTIAGDESIALPDTGPTGLYQRLAKRGHRITRFIEEIEARHPTPEEADFLKLTEAQQVLEVTRIAYTAEDVAAETVINVFPSQQWRLSYEWTNG; from the coding sequence GTGAACTTGGAGACCCCGCGCGCCCGGTACCGTCAGGTAGCCGACGAACTGCGCAATGCCATCAAGCGCGGAGAGCACGCACCAGGCGAAGCCCTTCCGAGCCAACCCGAGCTAGCCCGAAAGTACGGGCTCAACCAGACCTCGATCAATCGCGCCATCGCCCTTCTGCGCGCTGAGGGGCTGGTCCGAGTCGAGCACGGCCGCGGAGCGTTCGTTCAGGAAGTACCGACCGTCAAACGTGTGCGCCGCATCCCTCGTGGCGACTCCAACAGCAGCAGCTTCGCCGAGGAGATGCAGAAGGCCGGCCTGAAGCCACGGGCACCGCTTGTGGAGCTGAAGACGATCTTGGCCCCTCCGGTAGTCGCCGAACGGCTGGAGATCTCCGAAGACGATCCGGTCGTCATGCGGAAGCGGCACATGTTCGTGGGAGAGCGGCCGGTCCAACTCGCGACGTCCTACATGCCGCTCACCATTGCCGGCGACGAGAGCATCGCGCTCCCCGACACAGGACCAACCGGCCTCTACCAACGTCTTGCCAAGCGCGGACACCGCATCACGCGGTTCATCGAAGAGATCGAAGCGCGTCACCCGACACCGGAGGAAGCCGACTTCCTGAAGCTGACCGAGGCTCAACAGGTCCTCGAAGTGACCCGCATCGCCTACACCGCCGAAGACGTGGCAGCAGAAACTGTCATCAACGTTTTCCCCAGCCAGCAGTGGCGCCTGTCCTACGAATGGACGAACGGCTAG